In a single window of the Actinomycetota bacterium genome:
- a CDS encoding NAD-dependent epimerase/dehydratase family protein produces MTVAAERSPCRVAVTGAAWPLGRRVVQLLEAAGRYDVHPVLRPGDEVTMPSRVDVVVHLAPGDHDALVERRRSAVTGTPELLAAAAERDAAHVVLLSSAMVYGAWPNNPVPLTEEAALRPDQSFAFARQLATVEQLVDDWRRGRRGRTAAVLRPVPAMAADGTSGLVRALAAGLGGRLAEDDVPAQFLHLDDLADAVVLSVGSRLDGVFNVAPDGSVPGPRVRALTGMPPRIQLPDRLAEWLADMRWRFQRGPIPPGLRPYTRSQWLVANDRLRAAGWVPTVTNEQAYVEGTEARWWTMLTPKRKQELSLGLAIVGVGAACVVAVVAAVRARRRRHRS; encoded by the coding sequence ATGACCGTCGCCGCCGAGCGCAGCCCGTGCCGCGTCGCGGTCACCGGCGCCGCGTGGCCCCTCGGGCGCCGGGTGGTGCAACTGCTCGAGGCCGCGGGGCGCTACGACGTGCACCCGGTGCTGCGTCCCGGCGACGAGGTGACGATGCCGAGCCGGGTCGACGTGGTGGTGCACCTCGCCCCCGGTGACCACGACGCCCTCGTCGAGCGCCGGCGCAGCGCGGTCACCGGCACCCCCGAGCTGCTCGCCGCCGCCGCCGAGCGTGACGCCGCGCACGTCGTGCTGTTGTCGTCGGCCATGGTCTACGGGGCCTGGCCGAACAACCCCGTGCCGCTCACCGAAGAAGCGGCGCTGCGTCCCGACCAGTCGTTCGCCTTCGCCCGCCAGCTCGCGACGGTCGAGCAGCTCGTCGACGATTGGCGCCGCGGCCGGCGGGGGCGCACCGCGGCCGTGCTGCGTCCGGTGCCGGCGATGGCTGCCGACGGCACCTCGGGGCTCGTGCGCGCCCTCGCCGCCGGGCTGGGCGGCAGGCTCGCCGAAGACGACGTGCCCGCGCAGTTCCTGCACCTCGACGACTTGGCCGACGCGGTCGTGCTGTCGGTCGGGTCACGCCTCGACGGCGTCTTCAACGTCGCCCCCGACGGCTCCGTACCCGGACCGCGGGTGCGCGCCCTCACCGGCATGCCGCCGCGCATCCAGCTGCCCGACCGCCTGGCCGAATGGCTGGCCGACATGCGTTGGAGGTTCCAGCGCGGCCCGATCCCGCCCGGGCTGCGCCCCTACACCCGCTCCCAGTGGCTGGTCGCGAACGACAGGCTGAGGGCCGCCGGCTGGGTGCCGACGGTCACCAACGAGCAGGCGTACGTCGAAGGCACCGAGGCACGCTGGTGGACGATGCTCACCCCGAAGCGCAAACAGGAGCTCTCGCTCGGGCTGGCGATCGTCGGGGTGGGCGCGGCTTGCGTCGTCGCCGTGGTCGCCGCGGTGCGCGCCAGGCGCCGGCGCCACCGCAGCTGA
- a CDS encoding zinc-dependent metalloprotease: MSDADADDDRDGPDDQHLPEEPDAGQSGAGALGPLAGLPMFGDIARMLAHQGPLNWDAARQVALLAATGGRPEVNVDPLVRMTLTDLARLAELHVSEVTGLDPIGGGRQLEVVTMTPGVWAQRTLDAYRPLFTELATSLGNRPDATPSDPMGAMFAGISQMLQPSMMGLAVGSMVGQLAVRAFGEHDLPLPRPDLPEIGVVPATVDAFATEWELPLDDVRLWVLVHETAARALYRVPHVRDTVLARVRAHVSAFRPDPGAIVDKLSSLELDLGDLSGDSDPMSQVSASMAGLERLLGDPELLLGAVRTPEQDSLAPYLDALLALVVGWIDHATDEAGARLLGNPARIAEAVRRRRVETSPDDVFVERLLGLRLDRRQVERGRAFVDGVVERAGNAGLARLFLSERELPTPSELDAPGLWLARIDIGD, translated from the coding sequence GTGTCAGACGCCGACGCCGACGACGACCGAGACGGGCCCGACGACCAACACCTGCCCGAAGAGCCCGACGCTGGTCAGTCGGGGGCCGGCGCGCTCGGGCCCCTCGCCGGTCTCCCGATGTTCGGCGACATCGCCCGGATGCTCGCCCACCAGGGCCCGTTGAACTGGGACGCCGCGCGCCAGGTGGCGCTCCTCGCCGCCACCGGTGGGCGACCGGAGGTGAACGTCGATCCCCTGGTGCGGATGACCCTCACCGACCTCGCCCGCCTCGCCGAGCTCCACGTCAGCGAGGTCACCGGCCTCGACCCGATCGGTGGCGGCCGCCAGCTCGAGGTCGTGACGATGACGCCTGGTGTCTGGGCCCAACGCACACTCGACGCCTACCGCCCGCTCTTCACCGAGCTCGCCACCTCGCTCGGCAACCGTCCCGACGCCACGCCGTCCGACCCGATGGGCGCCATGTTCGCGGGCATCTCCCAGATGCTCCAGCCGTCGATGATGGGCCTCGCCGTCGGCTCGATGGTCGGCCAACTCGCGGTGCGCGCGTTCGGCGAGCACGACCTGCCCCTGCCGCGCCCCGACCTTCCCGAGATCGGGGTCGTGCCGGCCACCGTCGATGCCTTCGCCACCGAATGGGAGCTGCCCCTCGACGACGTGCGCCTGTGGGTGCTGGTGCACGAAACCGCGGCGCGGGCGCTCTACCGAGTGCCCCACGTGCGCGACACGGTGCTGGCCCGGGTGCGCGCCCACGTCTCGGCGTTCCGCCCTGATCCGGGCGCGATCGTCGACAAGCTCTCTTCGCTGGAGCTCGACCTCGGCGACCTCTCCGGCGACTCCGACCCGATGTCGCAGGTGTCTGCCAGCATGGCCGGCCTCGAGCGCCTGCTCGGAGATCCCGAGCTGCTGCTCGGCGCGGTGCGCACACCCGAGCAAGACTCCCTCGCCCCGTACCTCGACGCCTTGCTGGCGCTCGTCGTCGGCTGGATCGACCACGCCACCGACGAGGCCGGGGCACGACTGCTCGGCAACCCGGCACGCATCGCCGAGGCCGTCCGCCGGCGGCGCGTGGAGACGTCGCCCGACGACGTGTTCGTCGAACGCCTGCTCGGGCTGCGCCTCGATCGCCGGCAGGTGGAGCGTGGACGAGCGTTCGTCGACGGAGTCGTCGAGCGCGCCGGGAACGCCGGCCTCGCCCGGCTCTTCCTCTCCGAGCGCGAGCTGCCCACACCGAGCGAGCTCGACGCCCCGGGGCTGTGGCTGGCCCGGATCGACATCGGCGACTGA
- a CDS encoding response regulator transcription factor produces the protein MQTVLVVEDEASFVDALTVGLQREGFRVEVARDGLEALERFDLVAPDIVLLDVMLPKVSGIDVCRELRKRSQVPIIMVTAKGAEIDTVVGLEVGADDYVTKPYRIRELVARMRAVLRRQPGGEVEPDGGAGAKLVVGDVSLDPEAYEVEVRGAPVSLARKEFELLHLLLENAGRVLPRDLLIDRVWGSDYVGDTKTLDVHVKRLRAKVESQPAHPTRIVTIRGVGYKYERQRD, from the coding sequence ATGCAGACGGTGCTCGTGGTGGAGGACGAGGCGAGCTTCGTCGACGCCCTGACCGTCGGGCTCCAACGCGAGGGCTTCCGGGTGGAGGTGGCCCGCGACGGGTTGGAGGCGCTCGAGCGGTTCGACCTGGTGGCGCCGGACATCGTGCTGCTCGACGTGATGCTGCCGAAGGTGTCGGGCATCGACGTGTGCAGAGAGCTGCGCAAGCGCAGCCAGGTGCCGATCATCATGGTCACCGCGAAGGGGGCCGAGATCGACACCGTCGTCGGCCTGGAGGTGGGCGCCGACGACTACGTCACCAAGCCCTACCGCATCCGTGAGCTCGTCGCCCGGATGCGTGCCGTGCTGCGTCGGCAACCCGGCGGTGAGGTCGAGCCCGACGGCGGTGCGGGCGCCAAGCTGGTGGTCGGTGACGTCAGTCTCGACCCGGAGGCCTACGAGGTCGAGGTCCGCGGCGCACCGGTGAGCTTGGCGCGCAAGGAGTTCGAGCTGCTCCATCTGCTGCTGGAGAACGCCGGCAGGGTGCTGCCGCGCGATCTGCTGATCGATCGGGTGTGGGGCAGCGACTACGTCGGCGACACGAAGACGCTCGACGTGCACGTCAAGCGCCTGCGCGCCAAGGTGGAGAGCCAACCTGCGCACCCGACGCGGATCGTGACCATCCGCGGGGTCGGGTACAAGTACGAGCGTCAGCGCGACTGA
- a CDS encoding ATP-binding protein, which yields MLAVWLLLSALAGCLATAVVLRSRGGDARAAGVDAPGQSTAREPLPLREALDALGVGVVLADRTGRASFRNRVAAGLTGAHHADVLVDEAVERHLHAASAGETRRQVLDLYGPPHRVVAVQARPLGGSGTIAIVEDVTERSRLDTVRTDFVANISHELKTPVGALAVLAEAIDGEDDPVVVQRLASTLVDEAHRVGRTIDDLLELSLIELDRELHREPVDAGLVLADAAERSQALAERSGIRLEVAPTGPGWQVLGDRRQLVSAVANLVDNAVKYSEAGTTVKLFVQAAPAAVGGEWLDLCVEDQGIGIPQRDIDRVFERFYRVDRARSRATGGTGLGLAIVRHVATNHGGTVSVTSEEGVGSTFVLRIPAQPALAGRQGAAEQA from the coding sequence GTGCTCGCCGTCTGGCTCCTGCTCTCTGCGCTGGCCGGCTGTCTGGCGACCGCCGTGGTCCTGCGCAGCCGCGGGGGCGACGCGCGCGCGGCAGGGGTGGACGCGCCGGGGCAGTCGACGGCGCGTGAGCCGCTGCCGCTGCGCGAAGCACTCGATGCCCTGGGGGTGGGCGTGGTGCTTGCGGACCGAACCGGGCGAGCCTCGTTCCGCAACCGTGTGGCTGCCGGACTCACCGGCGCGCATCACGCCGACGTGCTCGTAGACGAAGCCGTGGAGCGCCATCTGCACGCGGCGTCCGCGGGGGAGACACGCCGTCAGGTGCTCGACCTCTACGGCCCCCCCCATCGGGTGGTCGCGGTGCAGGCGCGCCCGCTCGGCGGGTCCGGCACGATCGCGATCGTGGAGGACGTCACCGAGCGCTCACGTCTCGACACCGTGCGCACCGACTTCGTCGCGAACATCAGCCACGAGCTGAAGACGCCGGTCGGGGCCCTCGCCGTGCTGGCCGAGGCCATCGACGGCGAGGACGATCCGGTGGTCGTCCAACGCCTCGCGTCCACGCTGGTCGACGAGGCCCACCGCGTGGGCCGCACGATCGACGACCTGCTCGAGCTGTCCCTGATCGAGCTCGACCGCGAGCTCCACCGCGAACCGGTCGACGCCGGGCTCGTGCTCGCGGACGCGGCCGAGCGCTCGCAGGCGCTCGCCGAGCGCAGCGGCATCAGGCTCGAGGTGGCCCCGACCGGGCCGGGATGGCAGGTTCTCGGCGATCGACGCCAGCTCGTGTCGGCGGTCGCGAACCTGGTCGACAACGCGGTGAAGTACTCCGAAGCGGGCACCACGGTGAAGCTGTTCGTGCAGGCCGCGCCCGCCGCGGTTGGCGGCGAGTGGCTCGACCTGTGCGTGGAGGACCAAGGCATCGGCATCCCCCAGCGCGACATCGACCGTGTCTTCGAGCGCTTCTACCGCGTCGATCGGGCCCGCTCCCGGGCAACCGGGGGCACCGGACTCGGGCTCGCGATCGTGCGCCACGTGGCCACCAACCACGGCGGCACGGTGTCCGTGACGAGCGAGGAGGGGGTGGGGTCGACGTTCGTGCTGAGGATCCCGGCCCAGCCTGCGCTCGCCGGCCGGCAGGGCGCAGCGGAGCAAGCGTGA
- the phoU gene encoding phosphate signaling complex protein PhoU, translating to MDEIRRGFHHDLDVARQEITRIAALVIEAIPRATQILLDQDLEGAEHLIMADDEIDARSIELEERCYQMLALQQPVAGDLRQIIAAIKIISELERSADLCVNICKAARRIYGHPLDPKLRGIITKMGEQAQVLYREAMESYATNDAARAAAIDDMDSYLDDLQRQFIQAIFECHAVDRVDLQVAVQLALVARFYERIGDHAVNVGERVRYLATGWMPEHEGARRHQARAISEEPSSGGSGAPAADGDGQS from the coding sequence ATGGACGAGATCCGCCGCGGCTTCCATCACGACCTCGACGTCGCCCGCCAGGAGATCACGCGCATCGCGGCGCTCGTGATCGAAGCCATCCCTCGGGCCACGCAGATCCTGCTCGACCAGGACCTCGAAGGCGCTGAACACCTGATCATGGCCGACGACGAGATCGACGCCCGCAGCATCGAGCTGGAGGAGCGCTGCTACCAGATGCTCGCGCTGCAGCAGCCTGTCGCCGGCGACCTTCGCCAGATCATCGCCGCGATCAAGATCATCTCCGAGCTGGAGCGTTCCGCCGACCTCTGCGTGAACATCTGCAAGGCGGCGCGGCGCATCTACGGCCATCCGCTCGACCCCAAGCTGCGCGGCATCATCACCAAGATGGGCGAGCAAGCCCAGGTGCTGTACCGCGAGGCGATGGAGTCCTACGCCACGAACGACGCCGCCCGGGCGGCGGCGATCGACGACATGGACTCCTACCTGGACGATCTCCAGCGCCAGTTCATCCAGGCGATCTTCGAGTGCCACGCGGTCGACCGCGTCGACCTGCAGGTTGCTGTGCAGCTCGCGCTCGTGGCGCGCTTCTACGAGCGCATCGGCGACCACGCGGTGAACGTCGGCGAGCGTGTGCGGTACCTGGCCACGGGATGGATGCCGGAGCACGAAGGGGCCCGGCGCCACCAGGCTCGCGCCATCTCCGAAGAACCCTCCTCCGGCGGATCGGGCGCGCCAGCGGCCGACGGCGACGGGCAGTCCTGA
- a CDS encoding phosphate ABC transporter ATP-binding protein: MADVQGSTDQVATISPTPVADVVFRVEDLSVRYGDFRAVRDVTLDVHQHEITAFIGPSGCGKTTVLRCFNRMNDFIESARVEGSVRYHGVDLYDPEVNSTEVRRRIGMVFQKPNPFPKSIFDNVAYGPRLLGVRSKSELAQIVERSLRDAALWDEVKDRLKASGLSLSGGQQQRLCIARALAVEPEVILMDEPCSALDPIATARIEDLMQEIKRDYTIIIVTHNMQQAARVSDRTAFFTTEINPESDRRTGLLIELNQTDKIFSTPDDPRTEAYVTGRFG, translated from the coding sequence ATGGCAGACGTGCAGGGCTCAACCGACCAGGTGGCGACGATCTCGCCGACGCCTGTGGCCGACGTGGTCTTTCGTGTCGAGGACCTGAGCGTGCGCTACGGCGACTTCCGGGCGGTGCGCGACGTCACCCTCGACGTTCACCAGCACGAGATAACGGCGTTCATCGGACCGTCGGGTTGCGGGAAGACGACGGTGCTGCGCTGCTTCAACCGGATGAACGACTTCATCGAGAGCGCCCGGGTAGAGGGCAGCGTCCGTTACCACGGTGTCGACCTCTACGACCCCGAGGTGAACTCCACCGAGGTGCGCCGGCGGATCGGCATGGTGTTCCAGAAGCCCAACCCCTTCCCGAAGTCGATCTTCGACAACGTCGCTTACGGCCCGCGGCTGCTCGGCGTCAGGTCGAAGTCCGAGCTCGCGCAGATCGTCGAGCGATCGCTGCGCGACGCGGCGCTGTGGGACGAGGTGAAGGATCGGCTGAAGGCGTCGGGGCTGAGCCTGTCGGGGGGCCAGCAGCAGCGGCTCTGCATCGCGCGAGCCCTTGCCGTGGAGCCCGAGGTGATCCTGATGGACGAGCCGTGCTCGGCCCTCGACCCGATCGCGACCGCCCGCATCGAGGATCTGATGCAGGAGATCAAGCGCGACTACACGATCATCATCGTCACCCACAACATGCAGCAGGCGGCGCGGGTGAGCGACAGAACCGCCTTCTTCACCACGGAGATCAACCCCGAGAGCGACCGGCGGACCGGACTGCTGATCGAGCTCAACCAGACCGACAAGATCTTCTCCACTCCCGACGACCCGCGCACCGAGGCATACGTCACCGGGAGGTTCGGCTGA
- the pstA gene encoding phosphate ABC transporter permease PstA — translation MALITPAGAVTEAKRIVGGSLTSRRRDTTGAVLLVLLGLAVVSTLLVLFTLLGQVLVQALPLLGERGAEFVTDTIGSEPDAVGIWPGLYGSFVIGLGVLVVAIPMGVAAAIYLEEYAPENRLNRFILVNIRNLAGVPAVIYGVLGLIIFVGWLRPVTGGESVLAAALTMAVLVLPIVIITSMEALRAVPQGLRDAGYGVGASRWEVTRDHVLPYAAPGILTGTVLSLARALGEAAPLIMVGAITGLLPETSLQGKFTAIPMLIFNWSGRPDPPGAELGWSNTAAAAGLTLLLLVFLFNIAAILLRNRFERARTGT, via the coding sequence ATGGCACTCATCACACCAGCCGGAGCCGTTACGGAGGCGAAGCGCATCGTCGGTGGCTCGCTCACCTCCCGGCGCAGGGATACGACGGGTGCGGTGCTCCTCGTGCTGCTCGGCCTCGCCGTAGTCAGCACCTTGCTCGTCCTCTTCACCCTGCTCGGCCAGGTGCTGGTGCAGGCGCTGCCGCTGCTCGGCGAGCGTGGCGCGGAGTTCGTCACCGACACCATCGGATCGGAACCGGACGCGGTCGGGATCTGGCCGGGTCTCTACGGATCGTTCGTGATCGGGCTCGGCGTCCTCGTGGTGGCGATCCCGATGGGCGTCGCGGCGGCGATCTACCTCGAGGAGTACGCGCCCGAGAACCGTCTCAACCGGTTCATCCTCGTCAACATCCGCAACCTGGCCGGGGTGCCGGCGGTGATCTACGGCGTGCTCGGCCTGATCATCTTCGTCGGCTGGCTGAGACCGGTCACTGGCGGCGAGAGCGTCCTCGCCGCCGCCCTGACGATGGCCGTGCTGGTGCTGCCGATCGTGATCATCACGTCGATGGAGGCGCTGCGGGCCGTGCCCCAGGGACTGCGCGACGCCGGGTACGGCGTCGGCGCCTCGCGCTGGGAGGTCACCCGCGACCACGTCCTGCCCTACGCGGCACCCGGCATCCTCACCGGCACGGTGCTGTCGCTCGCTCGGGCGCTCGGCGAGGCGGCCCCGCTCATCATGGTCGGTGCGATCACCGGGCTGCTGCCGGAGACGTCGCTGCAGGGGAAGTTCACGGCGATCCCGATGCTGATCTTCAACTGGTCGGGCCGCCCGGACCCGCCGGGCGCAGAGCTCGGCTGGTCGAACACGGCCGCGGCGGCCGGCCTCACGTTGTTGTTGCTCGTGTTCTTGTTCAACATCGCCGCGATCTTGCTGCGCAACCGGTTCGAGCGGGCGAGGACGGGGACATGA
- the pstC gene encoding phosphate ABC transporter permease subunit PstC gives MRALFQGAAAASIVISALILFVLVRGAWNFMQAIDWDFSMLSDTGWFPRRERFDLRTIFVGSLVIGAVAMVVALPFGLGTAVYLSEYAKPRTRRIVKPVIEVLAGIPSVVVGYFALSFIAPEVVGRLFDPTQPRNMLVAGIGIGILVIPIMASISEDALRAVPDSLREASYGVGARKVSTTLRIVIPAAVSGIVAAFIIATSRAIGETMVATMAGGYDGSGPFNGLNPLEPGLTMTAAMTNAAGGTDQVKAGSAFEVLFLVGFLLFVVTVLLNLVGERFVGRVRQKY, from the coding sequence ATGAGAGCGCTCTTCCAAGGCGCCGCCGCGGCCTCGATCGTGATCAGCGCGCTGATCCTCTTCGTCTTGGTGCGCGGCGCGTGGAACTTCATGCAGGCCATCGACTGGGACTTCTCGATGCTGTCCGACACCGGATGGTTCCCCCGCCGCGAGCGGTTCGACCTGCGCACGATCTTCGTCGGCAGCCTCGTCATCGGCGCGGTGGCGATGGTCGTCGCCCTGCCCTTCGGGCTCGGCACCGCCGTCTACTTGTCCGAGTACGCGAAGCCGAGGACGCGTCGCATCGTCAAGCCCGTGATCGAGGTGCTCGCGGGCATCCCCTCGGTCGTGGTCGGCTACTTCGCTCTCAGCTTCATCGCCCCCGAGGTCGTCGGCAGGCTGTTCGACCCCACCCAGCCGCGCAACATGCTGGTCGCGGGCATCGGCATCGGCATCCTCGTGATTCCGATCATGGCCTCGATCAGCGAGGACGCGTTGCGCGCGGTGCCCGACTCGCTGCGTGAGGCCAGCTACGGAGTCGGGGCGCGCAAGGTGAGCACCACGCTGCGGATCGTGATACCCGCCGCGGTGTCGGGAATCGTGGCCGCGTTCATCATCGCCACCTCGAGAGCGATCGGCGAGACGATGGTGGCGACGATGGCCGGCGGCTACGACGGCAGCGGCCCGTTCAACGGGCTCAACCCCCTCGAACCCGGGCTGACGATGACCGCGGCGATGACCAACGCAGCAGGCGGCACCGACCAGGTGAAGGCCGGCTCCGCGTTCGAGGTGCTGTTCCTCGTCGGCTTCTTGCTGTTCGTCGTCACCGTGCTGCTCAACCTCGTCGGCGAGCGGTTCGTCGGCCGGGTGCGGCAGAAGTACTGA
- a CDS encoding substrate-binding domain-containing protein: MNISPSRIRLVGVAMVLGLVASACGGDDTTTDDSTTDDSTPATGSPDDSSPAGELPGGSVFVTGSSTVERISIRVGELALEESDGALKATVEGPGTGDGFAKFCAGEADISDASRQIKEEEAATCADNGVEFVELEVAIDGLTVATSTNNTEVECLDIPGLYALLGPESEGMGNWSDANDLAGEVGSASAPFPDAPLVVHGPGEESGTYDTFVEFAIADLAEERGQFVGTRPDYASSANDNLIVDGIEESDTSLGWVGYAFYQSEQERMKSIAIDGGEGCVTPTTETIADGSYPFSRSLYVYVNSAKAAENPAVAAFVDLYLSEAGLAQVALAGYVDLPADRLQATAEAWANR; encoded by the coding sequence GTGAACATCTCCCCCTCGCGCATTCGACTCGTCGGCGTGGCCATGGTGCTCGGCCTCGTCGCGTCGGCATGCGGCGGCGACGACACGACCACCGACGACTCGACCACCGACGACTCGACCCCGGCGACCGGCTCTCCGGACGATTCCTCGCCGGCGGGCGAATTGCCCGGGGGGAGCGTCTTCGTGACCGGCTCCTCCACGGTCGAGCGGATCTCGATCCGCGTCGGCGAGCTGGCGTTGGAGGAGAGCGACGGGGCGCTGAAGGCGACGGTCGAAGGGCCGGGCACCGGCGACGGGTTCGCCAAGTTCTGCGCCGGCGAGGCCGACATCTCCGACGCCTCCCGCCAGATCAAAGAGGAAGAGGCCGCGACCTGCGCCGACAACGGCGTCGAGTTCGTGGAGCTCGAGGTGGCCATCGACGGCTTGACCGTGGCCACGAGCACGAACAACACCGAGGTGGAGTGCCTCGACATCCCCGGGCTGTACGCGCTGCTCGGCCCCGAGTCCGAGGGCATGGGCAATTGGTCTGACGCGAACGATCTTGCCGGCGAGGTCGGTTCGGCCTCGGCTCCGTTCCCCGACGCGCCCCTCGTCGTCCACGGCCCTGGTGAGGAGAGCGGCACCTACGACACGTTCGTCGAGTTCGCCATCGCCGACCTCGCCGAGGAGCGCGGCCAGTTCGTCGGGACTCGCCCCGACTACGCGTCGAGCGCCAACGACAACTTGATCGTCGACGGCATCGAGGAGAGCGACACCAGCCTCGGTTGGGTGGGTTACGCCTTCTACCAAAGCGAGCAGGAGCGGATGAAGTCGATCGCGATCGACGGTGGCGAGGGCTGCGTCACCCCGACCACGGAGACCATCGCCGACGGCAGCTATCCCTTCTCCCGCAGCTTGTACGTCTACGTGAACAGCGCCAAGGCCGCGGAGAACCCCGCCGTCGCGGCCTTCGTGGACCTCTACCTGTCGGAAGCCGGGCTCGCCCAGGTCGCCCTCGCCGGCTACGTCGATCTGCCCGCCGACCGCCTCCAGGCCACGGCCGAAGCCTGGGCCAACCGTTGA
- a CDS encoding CHAD domain-containing protein, which yields MSPPQARVLDAWPELRPQAVISAVPRASMRAAGRVEHDDDRVDTVDLRLTLGGVTLRRAVLGADEVWDIAVEPSPWWHSDCGRETRWWQEPAGAGPPAALQGVLRGAGVEDLVDVRRRARRWSIVRDDGRRGASGDAAASVVLEDILIGDQPVVTTVRISGDAHLVEDLVSAFGAAGATERTHTTALDVLAGRARPEIVTLEDLPPDPLAGHVVRRAVAASVAKLLANDLAVRLRLGPEGVHQARVATRRLRSDLRTLGELVDSTWASELGEELRWLASALGKVRDADVLGLRLQARLDTLEPAERELGAVLLDRLHESRNLDVCALDEAMSSERYAQLLDRLLTAARAPVLTEAAAGQAHAVLDTIAARAWRPLEKAAKRARRDGEAAPIDEIHAVRIKAKRFRYAADAASLVEPAAQRHARRIAALQDELGELNDAATAERWLRAQLTTGSADLAFVVGQLVGCERAEIQHRRQSWGAAWTAASRPRERRWLARP from the coding sequence ATGAGTCCGCCGCAGGCCCGTGTGCTCGACGCGTGGCCAGAGCTACGTCCGCAGGCGGTCATCTCCGCGGTGCCGAGGGCGAGCATGCGCGCCGCCGGGCGCGTCGAGCACGACGACGACCGCGTCGACACGGTCGACCTGCGGCTCACCCTCGGCGGAGTCACGCTGCGCCGGGCAGTGCTCGGCGCCGACGAGGTGTGGGACATCGCCGTCGAGCCCTCCCCCTGGTGGCACTCGGATTGCGGCCGTGAGACGCGCTGGTGGCAGGAGCCCGCCGGCGCCGGCCCGCCCGCGGCCCTGCAGGGCGTGCTGCGTGGCGCCGGCGTCGAAGACCTCGTCGACGTCCGCCGCCGCGCCCGGCGCTGGAGCATCGTGCGCGACGACGGACGGCGTGGCGCGTCCGGCGACGCCGCCGCGTCGGTGGTGCTCGAAGACATCCTGATCGGTGATCAGCCCGTCGTGACGACGGTGCGCATCTCCGGCGACGCGCACCTCGTCGAGGATCTCGTGTCTGCCTTCGGCGCCGCCGGAGCTACCGAGCGAACGCACACCACGGCGCTCGACGTCCTGGCCGGCCGTGCGCGTCCGGAGATCGTCACGCTGGAGGACCTCCCCCCCGATCCGCTGGCCGGCCACGTGGTGCGCCGTGCGGTCGCCGCCTCGGTGGCGAAGCTGCTCGCCAACGATCTGGCCGTCCGGCTGCGGCTCGGGCCGGAAGGCGTTCACCAAGCGAGGGTGGCCACACGGCGCCTGCGCAGCGACTTGCGCACCCTCGGCGAGCTGGTCGACAGCACCTGGGCGAGCGAGCTCGGCGAGGAGCTGCGCTGGTTGGCGAGCGCCCTCGGGAAGGTACGTGACGCCGACGTGCTCGGCCTTCGGCTGCAGGCGCGACTCGACACGCTCGAGCCGGCCGAGCGCGAGCTCGGGGCGGTGCTGCTCGACCGGCTGCACGAGTCGCGCAACCTCGACGTCTGTGCTCTCGACGAGGCGATGTCGTCTGAGCGCTACGCGCAGCTGCTCGATCGGCTGCTCACCGCGGCTCGGGCGCCTGTGCTGACCGAGGCCGCGGCGGGTCAGGCTCACGCGGTGCTCGACACCATCGCCGCGCGTGCCTGGCGTCCCCTGGAGAAGGCGGCGAAGCGGGCGCGGCGCGACGGCGAGGCAGCTCCGATCGACGAGATCCACGCGGTGCGCATCAAGGCCAAGCGGTTCCGCTACGCCGCCGACGCGGCTTCTCTCGTGGAACCGGCGGCACAGCGCCATGCACGGCGGATCGCCGCCCTGCAGGACGAGCTCGGCGAGCTGAACGATGCCGCCACCGCCGAGCGTTGGCTACGCGCCCAGTTGACTACCGGGTCGGCAGATCTCGCCTTCGTCGTCGGCCAGCTCGTCGGGTGCGAGCGCGCCGAGATCCAGCACCGCCGCCAGTCGTGGGGCGCGGCGTGGACCGCCGCGTCACGGCCGCGCGAGCGCCGCTGGCTGGCCAGACCCTGA